Proteins encoded together in one Pseudomonas sp. Seg1 window:
- a CDS encoding alginate export family protein has translation MKLNPFVKAGIGLTFALIWSCPTLAAMTESKNFGLEVKITGQSEDDRDLGTASGGDVNGVGLDLRPWVYGESGAWSAYAMGQAVTSTDIIETDTLQQSDSDGTQTTDNGDRKTKKNYLAMREFWVGYSGLTPYPGEMLKFGRQRLRNDDGQWRDTNIEALNWTFDTTLLRANAGVAERFSEYRTDLKELAPKDKDRLHAYADAAYQWTPGNWVGIRGHHTHDDGKLDYPEPGVAGDSLDKKENGDISWLGLTADSDAYNWRNTNTVNYWGSITGMSGDRDTVNALNADGTRPAQAKRSDDVNGWATDIGVRLRLDPQWQVGGAYARASADYEQNGLESNRSNYTGTRSRVHRFGEAFRGEMNNMQTATLFGSWMVNDEYDASLIYHKFWRVDGNKPVGSNGINAVENNTDDVTGAILSSTSLPLEDGNKDLGQEMDLVVTKYFKQGLLPAALSQSIDEPSALVRFRGGVFKPGDAYGSQVDSYMHRAFIDVIWRF, from the coding sequence ATGAAGCTCAATCCATTCGTGAAGGCCGGTATTGGCCTCACCTTCGCACTGATCTGGTCTTGCCCGACACTGGCTGCGATGACTGAAAGCAAAAACTTCGGCCTCGAAGTGAAAATCACCGGCCAGTCCGAAGACGACCGCGACCTCGGCACCGCCAGCGGCGGCGACGTCAACGGCGTCGGCCTCGACCTGCGTCCATGGGTCTACGGCGAAAGCGGCGCGTGGAGCGCCTATGCGATGGGTCAGGCCGTGACCTCGACCGACATTATCGAGACCGACACCCTGCAGCAGTCCGACAGCGACGGCACGCAGACCACCGACAACGGTGATCGCAAGACCAAGAAAAACTACCTGGCGATGCGTGAATTCTGGGTCGGCTACAGCGGCCTCACTCCGTACCCGGGCGAGATGCTCAAGTTTGGTCGCCAGCGCCTGCGCAATGACGACGGCCAATGGCGCGACACCAACATCGAAGCACTGAACTGGACCTTCGACACCACCCTGTTGCGCGCCAACGCCGGTGTCGCCGAACGCTTCAGCGAATACCGCACCGACCTCAAAGAGCTGGCGCCGAAAGACAAGGATCGCCTGCACGCCTACGCCGATGCCGCTTACCAGTGGACACCGGGCAACTGGGTCGGCATTCGCGGCCACCACACCCACGACGACGGCAAACTCGATTATCCGGAACCGGGCGTGGCCGGTGACTCGCTGGACAAGAAAGAGAACGGCGACATCAGCTGGCTCGGCCTCACCGCCGACAGCGACGCCTACAACTGGCGCAACACCAACACCGTCAATTACTGGGGCAGCATCACCGGCATGAGCGGCGACCGTGACACGGTCAATGCCCTCAACGCCGACGGCACACGCCCGGCACAAGCCAAACGCAGCGATGATGTGAATGGCTGGGCCACCGACATCGGTGTGCGCCTGCGCCTCGATCCGCAATGGCAAGTCGGCGGCGCCTATGCCCGCGCCAGTGCCGATTACGAGCAGAACGGTCTGGAGAGTAACCGCTCCAACTACACCGGCACACGTTCGCGGGTGCACCGTTTCGGCGAAGCGTTCCGTGGCGAAATGAACAACATGCAGACCGCGACGCTGTTCGGTTCGTGGATGGTCAACGACGAATACGACGCCAGCCTGATCTACCACAAGTTCTGGCGTGTCGACGGCAACAAACCGGTGGGCAGCAACGGCATCAATGCCGTGGAAAACAACACCGACGACGTCACTGGCGCGATTCTGTCCAGCACCTCTTTGCCGCTTGAAGACGGCAACAAGGATCTCGGTCAGGAGATGGACCTGGTTGTCACCAAGTACTTCAAGCAAGGCCTGTTGCCGGCGGCGCTGAGCCAGTCGATCGACGAGCCTTCGGCCCTCGTGCGTTTCCGTGGCGGCGTGTTCAAGCCGGGCGACGCTTATGGCAGCCAGGTTGATTCGTACATGCACCGCGCGTTCATCGACGTGATCTGGCGCTTCTGA
- the alg8 gene encoding mannuronan synthase gives MTKLKHFFLQSAGWLFYLSLLMGLALMLPTSTFDSESKDFIFLIGAVGIWRYSMGATHFVRGMIFLYIVYPHLRRKVRKLGKAADPSHVFLMVTSFRIDALTTAQVYSSVIREAIDCELPTTVVCSIVEMSDELLVKALWARMNPPDRVKLDFVRIPGTGKRDGLAYGFRAISRHLPDDRAVVAVIDGDTVLGEGTVRKTVPWFQLFGNVGGLTTNEFCEVRGGYIMSEWHKLRFAQRHINMCSMALSKRVLTMTGRMSVFRATVVTNPEFIADVESDSLQHWRLGRFKFLTGDDKSSWFSLMRLGYDTFYVPDAAINTVEHPPEKSFIKASRKLMFRWYGNNLRQNSRALGLGVKRLGAFTSVVLFDQRVSMWTSLLGLTVAIIASFKYGTAFILVYLLWIGITRLILTLLLSCSGHRIGPAYPVILYYNQIVGALVKIYVFFRLDQQSWTRQPTSLTRDLASFQRWFNTWSSRTMTFSAGSIFVAVLLMMV, from the coding sequence ATGACCAAGCTCAAACATTTTTTTCTGCAATCAGCCGGCTGGCTTTTTTATCTCAGTCTGCTGATGGGCCTGGCCTTGATGCTGCCCACGTCCACATTCGACTCCGAGTCGAAGGACTTCATTTTCCTGATTGGCGCCGTCGGTATCTGGCGCTACTCGATGGGTGCAACGCACTTTGTGCGCGGCATGATTTTCCTCTACATCGTTTACCCGCACCTGCGCCGTAAAGTGCGCAAGCTGGGTAAAGCGGCGGACCCGTCGCATGTGTTTCTGATGGTCACCAGTTTCCGTATCGACGCGTTGACCACCGCGCAGGTCTACAGCTCGGTGATCCGCGAAGCCATCGACTGCGAACTGCCGACCACCGTGGTCTGCTCGATCGTGGAAATGTCCGATGAACTGCTGGTCAAGGCGCTGTGGGCGCGGATGAATCCGCCAGACCGCGTGAAGCTCGACTTCGTGCGCATTCCCGGCACCGGCAAACGTGATGGCCTGGCTTACGGCTTCCGCGCAATCTCCCGCCACCTGCCGGACGACCGCGCCGTGGTGGCCGTGATCGATGGCGACACCGTGCTCGGTGAAGGCACCGTGCGCAAGACCGTGCCGTGGTTCCAGCTGTTCGGCAACGTCGGCGGCCTGACCACCAACGAATTCTGCGAAGTGCGCGGCGGCTACATCATGAGCGAATGGCACAAGCTGCGTTTCGCCCAGCGCCACATCAACATGTGCTCGATGGCTCTGTCCAAACGCGTGCTGACCATGACCGGTCGTATGTCGGTGTTCCGCGCCACCGTGGTGACCAACCCGGAATTCATCGCCGACGTTGAAAGCGACTCGCTGCAACACTGGCGTCTGGGCCGCTTCAAGTTCTTGACCGGCGACGACAAGTCGAGCTGGTTCAGTCTGATGCGCCTGGGTTACGACACCTTTTACGTGCCGGACGCAGCGATCAACACCGTTGAACACCCGCCGGAAAAGAGCTTCATCAAGGCCAGCCGCAAACTGATGTTCCGCTGGTACGGCAACAACCTGCGCCAGAACTCGCGCGCACTGGGCCTGGGTGTGAAACGCCTCGGCGCCTTCACCTCGGTGGTGCTGTTCGACCAGCGCGTATCGATGTGGACGTCCTTGCTCGGCCTGACCGTAGCGATCATAGCCAGCTTCAAGTACGGCACCGCGTTCATCCTGGTTTACCTGCTATGGATCGGCATCACCCGCCTGATCCTGACGTTGCTGTTGTCGTGTTCCGGTCACCGCATCGGCCCGGCTTACCCGGTGATTCTCTATTACAACCAGATCGTCGGCGCGCTGGTGAAGATCTACGTGTTCTTCCGCCTCGACCAACAATCCTGGACTCGCCAACCCACATCCCTGACCCGTGATCTCGCCAGCTTTCAACGTTGGTTCAACACCTGGTCGTCTCGGACCATGACCTTCTCCGCCGGCAGCATTTTCGTCGCCGTGCTGCTGATGATGGTCTGA
- the algK gene encoding alginate biosynthesis TPR repeat lipoprotein AlgK — protein sequence MPVTTPPILKTPRSLWELACQRLDQSGFTGIPSRLNRWQASSHRIHVVCSLALAVSLAGCAGLPDQRLANEALKRGDTATAAQNYQQLADLGYSEAQVGLADIQVDSRDPEQMKQAEATYRAAASVSPRAQARLGRLLVAKPGSTEAEHQEAESLLKKAAANGEGNTLIPLAMLYLQYPHSFPNINAQQQIDQWRKSGYPEAGLAQVLLYRTQGTYDQHLDDVEKICKAALNTTDICYVELATVYQKRAQPEQQAELIKQMQAGYSRGTVTAQRVDSVARVLADSTLGKTDEKTAQSLLEPIAPGYPASWVTLAQLLYDYPELGDVDQMMKYLDNGRAADQPRAELLLGKLYYEGKMVPADAKVAEEHFQKAVGREVAADYYLGQIYRRGYLGKVYPQKALDHLLTAARNGQNSADFAIAQLFSQGKGTKPDPLNAYVFSQLAKAQNTPQADELATTLAAQLPPERLAEAQRLLQQEQASRGALNQNTLQLHALQEEDGEEKL from the coding sequence ATGCCTGTGACTACTCCACCCATCCTGAAAACACCGCGATCCCTGTGGGAGCTGGCTTGCCAGCGATTGGATCAAAGTGGTTTTACTGGAATACCGAGTCGCCTGAATCGCTGGCAAGCCAGCTCCCACAGAATTCATGTGGTGTGCTCGCTGGCATTGGCAGTCAGTCTGGCCGGTTGCGCCGGCCTGCCCGATCAGCGTCTGGCCAACGAAGCGCTCAAGCGCGGCGACACCGCCACCGCTGCGCAGAACTATCAGCAACTGGCCGATCTGGGTTACAGCGAGGCGCAAGTCGGACTCGCCGATATCCAGGTCGACAGCCGTGACCCCGAACAAATGAAACAGGCCGAAGCGACCTATCGCGCAGCGGCCAGCGTTTCGCCCCGCGCGCAGGCGCGTCTCGGTCGCTTGCTGGTGGCCAAGCCAGGCTCCACCGAAGCCGAGCATCAGGAAGCTGAAAGCCTGCTGAAAAAAGCCGCCGCCAATGGCGAAGGCAACACGTTGATCCCGCTGGCGATGCTGTACCTGCAATACCCGCACAGCTTCCCGAATATCAACGCGCAGCAGCAGATCGATCAGTGGCGCAAATCCGGTTACCCGGAAGCGGGTCTGGCGCAGGTGCTGCTGTATCGCACCCAAGGCACCTACGACCAGCACCTGGATGACGTGGAAAAAATCTGCAAAGCCGCGCTCAACACTACCGACATTTGCTACGTCGAGCTGGCCACGGTCTATCAGAAACGTGCTCAGCCCGAGCAACAAGCCGAGCTGATCAAGCAGATGCAGGCCGGTTACAGCCGAGGCACCGTCACCGCTCAGCGCGTCGATTCCGTGGCCCGTGTACTGGCCGATTCGACCCTGGGCAAGACCGACGAGAAAACCGCGCAATCGTTGCTTGAACCGATTGCCCCGGGCTACCCGGCGTCGTGGGTGACCCTCGCGCAACTGCTTTACGACTACCCGGAACTGGGCGACGTCGACCAAATGATGAAGTACCTCGACAACGGCCGCGCCGCCGACCAGCCGCGCGCCGAGCTGTTGCTGGGCAAGCTCTACTACGAAGGCAAAATGGTCCCGGCCGACGCGAAAGTCGCCGAAGAACATTTCCAGAAAGCCGTTGGCCGCGAAGTCGCCGCCGACTACTACCTCGGCCAGATCTATCGCCGTGGTTACCTCGGCAAGGTCTATCCGCAAAAGGCCCTCGACCACCTGCTGACCGCTGCGCGCAACGGCCAGAACAGCGCCGACTTCGCCATCGCCCAGCTGTTTTCCCAAGGCAAGGGCACCAAGCCCGATCCGCTCAACGCCTACGTGTTCAGTCAATTGGCCAAGGCGCAAAACACCCCGCAAGCCGATGAACTGGCGACCACCCTTGCCGCGCAATTGCCGCCCGAGCGTCTGGCCGAAGCCCAGCGCCTGCTGCAACAGGAACAGGCCAGCCGTGGCGCCCTGAATCAGAACACGCTGCAACTGCACGCCCTGCAAGAAGAAGACGGCGAGGAAAAACTATGA
- the algG gene encoding mannuronan 5-epimerase AlgG, producing MNHARKGSLSLLAGAMLLASAGAFATVEPAKPVTTAKELQQAKTYTVSSAPTDALNLAAPKLPDLSGFTAEAAAAKIVRSKAGKISVRRMMQEDALKDFIGGDNKMAEWVVRQHGIPQAIFVDDGYINLKELAQKLPKQYFSETSPGVYLSKLPIVVGRKGILEIDGQTQELRLSQEAGSFLVNDGQLFVRDTKVTGWREKDNGPATFRSPKEFRPFLLAWGGTETYIVNSKMASFGYANSKSYGVSISQYTPNMAKVLKRPEPTGWIVGSEFSDMWYGFYCYETRDFVVKGNTYKDNIVYGIDPHDRSHGLIIAENTVHGTKKKHGIIISREVNDSFIFNNKSFDNHLSGLVIDRNSVNNIIAYNEIYQNHTDGITLYESADNLLWGNKVISNKRHGIRIRNSVNIRLYENVAMANGLTGVYGHIKDLTDTDRDIKLDPFDAQVSLIVVGGELAANGSGPLSIDSPLSVELYRVSMLAPTKSSGISFNGILGERQDEILDLLVRQQKAVLIDPVERQTEMQD from the coding sequence ATGAACCATGCAAGGAAAGGCTCGCTCAGCCTGTTGGCCGGCGCAATGCTGCTGGCCTCGGCTGGTGCCTTCGCCACGGTGGAACCGGCCAAGCCTGTGACCACCGCCAAAGAACTGCAACAAGCCAAGACCTACACCGTCAGCAGCGCACCCACTGATGCGCTGAACCTGGCCGCGCCAAAACTGCCTGACCTGTCCGGCTTCACCGCCGAGGCCGCTGCCGCAAAAATCGTGCGCAGTAAAGCGGGCAAGATCAGCGTGCGCCGGATGATGCAGGAAGACGCCCTGAAGGACTTCATCGGCGGCGACAACAAGATGGCCGAATGGGTGGTGCGTCAGCACGGCATCCCGCAGGCGATCTTCGTCGACGACGGCTATATCAACCTGAAAGAGCTGGCGCAGAAACTGCCCAAGCAGTATTTCAGCGAGACCTCGCCGGGCGTGTATCTGTCGAAGTTGCCGATCGTCGTCGGCCGTAAAGGCATCCTCGAAATCGACGGCCAGACTCAAGAGCTGCGCCTGTCGCAAGAGGCCGGTTCGTTCCTGGTCAACGACGGTCAGCTGTTCGTGCGTGACACCAAGGTCACTGGCTGGCGCGAGAAGGACAACGGCCCGGCCACCTTCCGTTCGCCGAAGGAATTCCGCCCGTTCCTGCTCGCCTGGGGCGGCACCGAGACTTACATCGTCAACAGCAAGATGGCCAGCTTCGGCTACGCCAACAGTAAGTCGTACGGGGTGAGTATTTCCCAGTACACGCCAAACATGGCCAAGGTGCTCAAGCGTCCGGAGCCAACTGGCTGGATCGTCGGTTCCGAGTTCTCCGACATGTGGTACGGCTTCTACTGCTACGAGACCCGCGACTTCGTGGTCAAGGGCAACACCTACAAAGACAACATCGTCTACGGCATCGACCCGCACGACCGTTCCCACGGCCTGATCATTGCCGAGAACACCGTCCACGGTACGAAGAAGAAGCACGGGATCATTATTTCCCGTGAGGTCAACGACAGCTTCATCTTCAACAACAAGAGCTTCGACAACCACCTCTCGGGCCTGGTGATCGACCGTAACAGCGTCAACAACATCATTGCCTACAACGAGATCTACCAGAACCACACCGACGGCATCACCCTCTACGAGTCCGCCGACAACCTGCTGTGGGGCAACAAGGTCATCAGCAACAAGCGCCACGGCATCCGCATTCGTAACAGCGTGAACATCCGCCTCTACGAAAACGTCGCCATGGCCAACGGCCTGACCGGCGTCTACGGCCACATCAAGGACCTCACCGACACCGACCGTGACATCAAGCTCGACCCGTTCGACGCGCAGGTGTCGCTGATTGTCGTCGGCGGTGAACTCGCGGCCAACGGCAGCGGCCCGCTGTCGATCGATTCGCCCTTGAGTGTCGAGTTGTATCGCGTGTCGATGCTGGCGCCGACCAAATCCAGCGGCATCAGCTTCAACGGCATCCTCGGCGAGCGCCAGGATGAAATTCTCGACTTGCTGGTGCGCCAGCAGAAAGCCGTGCTGATCGACCCTGTCGAACGCCAGACCGAAATGCAGGACTGA
- a CDS encoding alginate biosynthesis protein Alg44, whose amino-acid sequence MNTAVNANVVHESEAQRQHARVKIPAKLRFFGPDRTPVEARVLDLSAGGLAFNAGQMPLTLGEVYKARLQFVIDNLGLAMDVELQVRSYDRQTGRVGCQFQNLEQQDISTLRHLITSHLAGDIVSIGEVLATLQRDNFTKARKVKDGGSGMTPFGRLKAVTFSAGIFAVGLVAAGFIFKSVYGMYFVSHAQAGLVSVPGMNITMPRDGTVQSLIKSDGVAAKGAPLATFSTSMLDVLKGHLDEDQLAPAKVEELFGKQMTGTLTSPCDCTVAQQLVADGQYASKGDVIFTLVPRNTQATVDARFSYRQFSDVRPGTPVSFQIAGEDKTRTGKIVSSTSLKSADLSSDIRVQIQPDEPLDSSLAGRPVEVNSDRGPNLNWLIDKAMAAGL is encoded by the coding sequence ATGAATACCGCCGTCAACGCCAACGTAGTGCATGAATCCGAAGCCCAGCGCCAACACGCCCGCGTGAAAATCCCGGCCAAACTGCGTTTCTTCGGCCCCGACCGGACCCCGGTCGAAGCGCGTGTCCTCGACTTGTCTGCCGGTGGTCTGGCGTTCAACGCCGGGCAAATGCCGCTGACCCTCGGCGAGGTGTACAAGGCGCGTCTGCAATTCGTCATCGACAACCTCGGCCTGGCCATGGACGTTGAGCTGCAAGTGCGCTCCTACGACCGCCAGACCGGTCGCGTCGGCTGCCAGTTTCAGAACCTCGAGCAGCAGGACATTTCCACCCTGCGCCACTTGATCACCTCCCACCTGGCCGGCGACATCGTCAGCATCGGCGAAGTACTGGCAACCCTGCAGCGCGACAACTTCACCAAGGCGCGCAAGGTCAAGGACGGCGGCAGCGGCATGACCCCGTTCGGTCGCCTGAAAGCCGTGACCTTCAGTGCAGGCATTTTTGCTGTCGGTCTGGTCGCGGCGGGTTTCATCTTCAAATCGGTGTACGGCATGTACTTCGTCAGCCACGCGCAGGCCGGTCTGGTCAGCGTGCCGGGGATGAACATCACCATGCCGCGCGACGGCACCGTGCAGAGCCTGATCAAGTCCGACGGCGTTGCAGCCAAAGGCGCACCGCTGGCGACCTTCAGCACCAGCATGCTCGACGTGCTCAAGGGTCACCTGGACGAAGATCAACTGGCACCGGCCAAGGTTGAAGAACTGTTCGGCAAGCAAATGACCGGCACCCTGACTTCGCCGTGCGATTGCACCGTGGCCCAGCAACTGGTGGCTGACGGTCAGTACGCGAGCAAGGGCGACGTGATCTTCACCCTGGTACCGCGCAACACCCAGGCCACCGTGGATGCGCGTTTCTCCTATCGCCAGTTCAGCGATGTGCGCCCGGGAACACCGGTGAGTTTCCAGATCGCCGGTGAAGACAAGACCCGCACCGGCAAGATCGTCAGCAGCACCAGCCTGAAAAGCGCCGACCTGTCCTCCGACATCCGCGTGCAGATCCAGCCAGACGAGCCGCTCGACAGCAGCCTCGCCGGCCGCCCGGTGGAAGTGAACAGCGACCGTGGCCCGAACCTGAACTGGCTGATCGACAAAGCCATGGCTGCCGGTCTTTAA
- the yaaA gene encoding peroxide stress protein YaaA, with translation MLMVISPAKTLDYETPPATQRFTQPQYLDHSQELIQQLRDLTPAQISELMHVSDKIGGLNAARFGSWTPAFTPENAKQALLAFKGDVYTGLDAQSFSEANFDYAQKHLRMLSGLYGLLRPLDLMQPYRLEMGTKLANARGKDLYAFWGTRISEWLNEALADQGDDVLLNLASNEYFSAVKRTALNARIINADFKDLKNGQYKIISFYAKKARGLMSRFVIQEKINDPAQLKQFDVQGYRYSAEQSKSDNLVFLRDHAPE, from the coding sequence ATGCTGATGGTGATTTCCCCCGCCAAGACCCTCGATTACGAAACGCCGCCGGCGACCCAGCGCTTTACCCAGCCGCAATACCTCGACCATTCGCAGGAATTGATCCAGCAATTGCGCGACCTGACGCCGGCGCAAATCAGCGAGCTGATGCACGTCTCCGACAAGATCGGCGGGCTCAACGCCGCACGGTTCGGCAGCTGGACCCCGGCGTTCACCCCGGAAAACGCCAAGCAGGCGCTGCTCGCATTCAAGGGTGATGTCTACACCGGTCTCGACGCGCAATCCTTCAGCGAAGCGAACTTCGATTACGCGCAAAAACACCTGCGCATGCTCTCCGGCCTCTATGGCCTGCTGCGTCCGCTGGATTTGATGCAACCGTATCGCCTGGAAATGGGCACCAAACTGGCCAATGCCCGTGGCAAGGACTTGTATGCCTTCTGGGGCACGCGCATCAGTGAATGGCTGAACGAAGCACTGGCCGATCAGGGCGATGATGTGCTGCTCAACCTGGCGTCCAACGAATACTTTTCGGCGGTCAAACGCACTGCCCTGAACGCGCGGATCATCAATGCCGACTTCAAGGATCTGAAGAATGGTCAGTACAAGATCATCAGCTTCTACGCGAAGAAAGCCCGTGGCCTGATGAGCCGCTTCGTGATCCAGGAAAAAATCAACGATCCCGCCCAGCTCAAGCAGTTCGATGTGCAAGGTTATCGCTACAGCGCCGAACAATCGAAATCGGACAACCTGGTGTTTCTGCGTGACCACGCCCCGGAATAA
- a CDS encoding alginate O-acetyltransferase encodes MHPHLIKLLSLSALTVGILAASNAARADDTQAPKFTAEPCCNLCPEAHDAKNYTTRYQQNFTTLVQAQGDWLFRTQEDLRTEFNTTPAGYKRLQQLHDAFKAKGVELVIVYQPTRGLVNRNKLNPQEKAAFDYEKALGNYKTMLGRFAKMGYVVPDLSPLTNESLPDTLPAHDFYFRGDQHWTPYGAQRTAKIVAEKVKQIPAFADIPKREFETKRSGRMGKTGTLHNMAGQLCGTSYAIQYMDQFTTEPKGEAGDGDLFGDSGNPQITLVGTSHSGKNYNFAGFLEEAIGADILNVAFPGGGLEGSMLQYLGSDEFQKTPPKILIWEFSPLYRLDQETIYRQMMALLDNGCEGKDAQMSASTTLKAGTKQELLVNSKNLNLQNSSHQVDIRFADPSVKTLQATLWYMNGRHEDIKIEKPETSDTDGRFAFELRTDEDWASQNLLAVEVQGPEAGAAPQKVEAKICKRNVFPGAGPQTAQVGQ; translated from the coding sequence ATGCACCCACACTTGATCAAATTACTCAGCCTGTCGGCCCTGACCGTGGGCATTCTCGCGGCCAGCAATGCGGCGCGTGCAGACGACACGCAAGCGCCGAAATTCACTGCCGAGCCGTGCTGCAACCTGTGCCCGGAAGCCCATGACGCGAAGAACTACACCACGCGTTATCAGCAGAACTTCACTACGTTGGTGCAGGCGCAGGGCGACTGGTTGTTCCGGACTCAGGAAGATTTGCGCACCGAGTTCAACACCACTCCGGCCGGCTACAAACGCCTGCAACAACTGCACGATGCGTTCAAGGCCAAGGGCGTTGAGCTGGTGATCGTTTACCAGCCGACCCGTGGCCTGGTGAACCGCAACAAGCTCAACCCGCAGGAAAAAGCCGCGTTCGATTACGAGAAAGCGCTGGGCAACTACAAGACCATGCTCGGCCGTTTCGCCAAGATGGGCTACGTGGTGCCAGACCTGTCGCCGCTGACCAACGAATCGCTGCCGGACACCCTGCCCGCCCACGATTTCTACTTCCGCGGTGACCAGCACTGGACACCATACGGCGCTCAGCGCACGGCAAAAATCGTCGCCGAGAAGGTCAAGCAAATCCCGGCCTTCGCCGACATTCCCAAGCGTGAGTTCGAGACCAAGCGCTCCGGGCGCATGGGCAAGACCGGCACTCTGCACAACATGGCCGGGCAACTGTGCGGCACCAGTTACGCGATCCAGTACATGGATCAATTCACCACCGAGCCTAAGGGCGAGGCCGGTGACGGCGATCTGTTCGGTGATTCCGGCAACCCGCAAATCACCCTGGTCGGTACCTCGCACAGCGGCAAAAACTACAACTTCGCCGGCTTCCTCGAAGAGGCCATCGGCGCCGATATTCTCAACGTCGCCTTCCCCGGCGGTGGTCTGGAAGGTTCGATGTTGCAGTATCTGGGCAGCGACGAATTCCAGAAGACCCCACCGAAAATTCTCATCTGGGAATTCTCGCCGCTGTACCGCCTCGACCAGGAAACCATCTATCGCCAGATGATGGCGCTGCTGGATAACGGCTGCGAAGGCAAAGACGCGCAAATGTCTGCCAGCACCACGCTGAAGGCAGGCACCAAGCAAGAACTGCTGGTCAACAGCAAGAACCTGAACCTGCAGAACAGCAGCCATCAGGTCGACATCCGCTTCGCCGATCCCTCGGTGAAAACCCTGCAAGCCACCCTCTGGTACATGAACGGTCGCCACGAGGACATCAAGATCGAGAAACCGGAAACCTCCGACACCGACGGTCGTTTCGCCTTTGAGTTGCGCACGGACGAAGACTGGGCCTCGCAAAACCTGCTGGCGGTCGAAGTCCAGGGCCCTGAAGCCGGCGCCGCGCCACAGAAAGTCGAAGCGAAAATCTGCAAACGCAACGTATTCCCGGGCGCTGGGCCACAAACCGCTCAGGTCGGGCAATGA
- a CDS encoding UDP-glucose/GDP-mannose dehydrogenase family protein — translation MRISIFGLGYVGAVCAGCLSARGHDVVGVDVAKDKIDMINAGKSPIVEPGLGELLQQGIQTGRLRGTTNFAEAIRDTDLSMICVGTPSKKNGDLELNYIEAVCREIGFVLREKTTRHTIVVRSTVLPGTVANVVIPILEDCSGKKAGVDFGVAVNPEFLRESTAIADYDLPPMTVIGEFDKASGDVLQSLYEELDAPIIRKDIAVAEMIKYTCNVWHATKVTFANEIGNIAKAVGVDGREVMEVVCQDKTLNLSQYYMRPGFAFGGSCLPKDVRALTYRAGSLDVEAPLLNSLMRSNESQVQNAFDIVESHDKRKVALLGLSFKAGTDDLRESPLVELAEMLIGKGYDLSIYDSNVEYARVHGANKDYIESKIPHVSSLLNADFDSVINNSDVIILGNRDEKFRALAQQAPHGKQVIDLVGFMAKATDAGTRTEGICW, via the coding sequence ATGCGCATCAGCATATTTGGTTTGGGTTACGTTGGCGCAGTATGTGCCGGTTGCCTGTCTGCACGGGGCCATGACGTGGTTGGCGTCGATGTTGCCAAAGACAAGATCGACATGATCAACGCTGGCAAATCTCCCATTGTTGAACCGGGCCTGGGCGAACTTCTGCAACAGGGTATTCAAACCGGTCGTCTGCGTGGCACGACCAACTTCGCCGAAGCGATTCGTGACACTGACCTGTCGATGATCTGCGTCGGCACGCCGAGCAAGAAGAATGGCGACCTCGAACTCAACTACATCGAAGCGGTATGCCGCGAGATCGGTTTTGTCCTGCGTGAAAAAACCACCCGCCACACCATCGTCGTGCGCAGCACCGTGCTGCCGGGCACCGTCGCCAATGTGGTCATCCCGATCCTCGAAGATTGCTCCGGCAAAAAGGCTGGCGTTGATTTCGGCGTCGCAGTTAACCCTGAGTTCCTGCGTGAATCCACCGCCATCGCCGACTACGACCTGCCACCGATGACCGTCATCGGCGAGTTCGACAAGGCTTCGGGAGACGTTCTGCAATCGCTGTACGAAGAACTCGACGCACCGATCATCCGCAAGGACATCGCTGTCGCCGAGATGATCAAGTACACCTGCAACGTCTGGCACGCGACCAAAGTGACCTTCGCCAACGAGATCGGCAACATCGCCAAAGCGGTCGGCGTCGATGGTCGCGAAGTGATGGAAGTGGTCTGCCAGGACAAGACCCTCAACCTGTCCCAGTACTACATGCGTCCGGGCTTCGCGTTCGGCGGCTCGTGCCTGCCAAAAGACGTCCGCGCCCTGACCTACCGCGCCGGTTCGCTGGACGTCGAAGCACCGCTGCTCAACTCGCTGATGCGCAGTAACGAATCGCAAGTGCAGAACGCCTTTGACATCGTTGAAAGCCACGACAAACGCAAAGTCGCCCTGCTCGGTCTGAGCTTCAAGGCTGGCACCGACGACCTGCGCGAAAGCCCGCTGGTGGAACTGGCCGAAATGCTGATCGGCAAGGGTTACGACCTGAGCATCTACGACAGCAACGTCGAGTACGCCCGTGTTCACGGCGCGAACAAGGATTACATCGAGTCGAAAATCCCGCACGTGTCGTCCCTGCTCAACGCAGACTTCGATTCGGTGATCAACAACTCCGACGTGATCATCCTCGGCAACCGCGACGAGAAGTTCCGCGCGCTGGCGCAGCAAGCGCCGCACGGCAAACAGGTCATCGACCTGGTGGGCTTCATGGCCAAGGCCACCGACGCCGGTACGCGCACCGAAGGTATTTGCTGGTAA